The DNA sequence ACACACTAGACCAGATCTTGCCTATGCATTAAGTATTGTTAGTCAATTTATGCATAATCCTGGAGAACAACATATGAATGCAGTTATGCGTATTCTAAGGTATCTGAAGTCTGCTCCTGGAAAgggcattttgttcacaaaaaATGTTGATTGTAAAAGTGTACATGCATATAGTGATGCTGACTGGGCTGGAGCGATAGATGACAGACGATCTACTTCGGGATATTTCACCTTTGTAGGTGGTAATCTCGTTACATGGAGAAGCAAGAAGCAGAATGTTGTAGCACGTTCAAGTGCAGAGGCTGGATTTAGAGGTATGGCACTTGGAATATGTGAAGTGTTGTGGCTAAGACTCCTCTTGAGGGATTTGGGTTATCTGTCTACGCAACCGATTAGACTTTATTGTGACAATAAAGCAGCTCATGATATTTCTCATAATCCAGTACAGCATGATCGAACAAAACATGTGGAGATAGACAGATTCTTTATTAAGGAAAAATTGGATGAGGAAATTGTCGAGTTACctaagattcgttctgaagatCAGTTGGCAGATATTCTAACAAAATATGTTTCAAGTCGAGTGTTCTTAAAGTTTTTGGACAAGTTGGGCATGTGTGACATCTATGCACCAACTTGAGGGGAAGTGTTGCGATTATTGGATTAATTGATATTGATTGATATTGTCAAAGATAggaaaagattgtaggtatcttAATTGATATTGTAGGTAGCTTGATTGATTGCATTAGCTTGATTATAGGTAGCTTGATTGTAAGGTGTCTGTACTATATATATGGATTCATGTAAGGATAAAAAGTATGGTAAAATGAAATATATTTTCTCTTTTGTAAACAACAGGCACTGAGCTTCCCGCCTCTGAACATTGCAAAAAATTATTTCAGCACATCACCAGGCCCTGAACCTCTAACCTCAAGTCCTGAACATTGCATAAATTTCACAACATCTTTCTTAGCTAAAACCAAAACAACTTTTATACAAATAAGCATTCTTGCTCTTATTTCTATATGGTTGCAGTAATAAAATGTCTTAGATACAAATATGAAAATTTAAGTACTTATAATAAACAACAACCTCCACTTGTTATTATCCTGAAATTACATCAAGAACACATATTGCATGTGTCCTAAAATtttcattttctaacaatcccccacaaatcaatacagaaatgcatatcagattttatcatgacttgttTTTAAAGTCGGTACCCTTCTgagtttgaaccctcctaattagttccctacttcgatggctaccggatatagatggaatgtttcaccttgaatttTCATCTGTTTGGTGTAACCACACTACATAGACAAagacaagtcaaaggctatggtgtAGATCTACGGCTTGGAGACGTTATGGTCGTGTCTCGATcatgttcgtcgaatgcttcgaGTAATAAccctgatagggataaataaattatgattgtataattaaatactgcattaattgtacaagctgtgggctgctaggcccaataataagatgtataatattcagaccagaaaggttaagcctgatggaccagatcaggcctggtggaataaaaaaggcccaaaagccctgattattaattaatttcgtaattaattaataagggaaaaatcagctattgagaagagtcccgataaggatataaatccttatagattagcctcaaggggacctaaaaggataaggaatcagcttcctacttcctaggactcctaagtctatcctaattcagaggcttgtccaccaagtctcctataccaagtccaattcaaggactcccacatctatataagggacctcaccccacaaatcagaactacgttttttgacttgatccttggcaatcagcaaggtacgtaggcatcttgttaaggcagattgagtcacgaaacacaagagcagtcaaatcgagccttggagctcacgttccttagtattaaatacagcaattatatatagtagttttaatccataacatttggcgccgtctgtgggaaataacggaacaacaaccatggtgagaacacggagaacaaccagcactctggaggagggaacaccatcagggacaacccaggtgatttcatcaaccgtggaggttcctccccattcaacttatgcatctactcagggggaagcccagacaggggcaactcatcctcagccacaagggacaactcccccgactattcaaggtacgaatcttcaagttcaacaaatacatatacctgtgaattctcgacccgtcgggtatgaatattcaactattgttactactaaccccccttatgggatgccccttcaccctgaggttggaggaagtggatatgctgggcgaagcgaagcacgagggcggtcgcccccctatatacgaggtttggatcctatccctgaggatcgggaattttctggtccatacactgagagagactccgaatcttcggatgatgaagtggccccgagaaggaggcgtcctggaaaagagccaatggccgatggaaggcaacgcccccaaagcaccccaggggcgaatccccaagaagtgcaggaaaagatcagggctcatgaggctgaaatccaaaggctgaggcgtgatttggaggctcaccaagccaccagaccccacatacctcctagggggagaaatcctcctcctatcatagacctggatggtccggtaagaagaagggctgctgtcccaagaactgatccaagcaatctccttccccttggagatcctgatgatccaactccacccttcacagaagagataatgaatgcccatatctcaagaaaattcaagatgcccactatcaaagcctatgatggcacgggagaccccgctaatcatgttaggacattctctaatgcactgctgctgcaacccgtgaatgatgctataaaatgtcgggccttccctcaaaccctgtcgggtatggctcaaagatggtacagtcgcctacccccaaattctattggatcattcagagaattaagtcaggcttttattaagcaattcatcagtggaagagtccatgagaaaagttcagcatctcttatgagtcttgtgcagggagctaaagaatccttaagagattacctaaatcgttttacaaaggaggctttaaaagtcccagaccttgatgataaggtagccatgatagcactgcaacaaggaactagggatgagtttttcaagatgtctttggccaaacgaccccctgagagcatgttgcagctctaagagagggcagggaagtatatcaaggttgaagaaagtatgaggaagaccgtagtaagtaatgagcccactggaggcaagaaacgaaaaactgatttggagtatatcgctaaggataaatatcctagaactgaacaaaaccctgattcaacccccaagaagggaggacctgggcaaaagttcactgaatacgctaagctgaatgctcccagaagtcagattttgatggagattgagaaagacagagatattcgctggcctaagcccttgaaggctaatcccgccaagctagataagggcaagtattgcaggtttcacaaagatgttggccatgacaccgatgagtgtaggcagttgaaagatgaaattgagtttttgattcgaaaaggaagattgaacaagtatactggagatggaggagacagaaataataatggaaggaagaactttgaagatcgtaggagggaccgagatgatcaggggcggaatccccaacctagaggaccagttataaacaccatttatggagggccgagacctcgagggcctgtgataaacacgatctttggaggtccaactgctgctggattgtccaaaaattccagaaaggcatatactagagaggttatgcatattgttggagaagccccgaagagggccaggacagaagtaacattggcttttgatgattccgacctagagggtgtgaagtttccccatgacgacccgctggtcataacgccgataataggaaatagcccggttaagagggtccttgtggataatggtgcttctgtggatatcttgctccacgacacctttctaaggatggggtataacgactcccagttgacaccaaccgacatgccgatatatggatttgctggagtagaatgtcctgtggaagggataattaaattgccaaccaccataggtacggagccaaggcaagcaacgcagatgctggattttgtggtggtaaaggctagttcaacttataatgctatcatggggagaacagggatacatgccttcaaggcagtcccctcttcctaccattcagtcatgaagtttcccacccgaaacgggattggagaagagagaggagatcaaaaaatggctagaagctgttatgtggcctctttgagggcagatggagtcggggggcaggttcttcctattgaagatatggatgttcgagaaaatgatgagaatagaggaaggccagcagaagaattggtttcggttcctttagatcccaagaatcctgagaggatgactttcattggagctacattagaggagcc is a window from the Apium graveolens cultivar Ventura chromosome 1, ASM990537v1, whole genome shotgun sequence genome containing:
- the LOC141711611 gene encoding secreted RxLR effector protein 161-like — translated: MSACQPADTPVEEGLKLSDETDQVPIDKKRYQRLVGRLMYLAHTRPDLAYALSIVSQFMHNPGEQHMNAVMRILRYLKSAPGKGILFTKNVDCKSVHAYSDADWAGAIDDRRSTSGYFTFVGGNLVTWRSKKQNVVARSSAEAGFRGMALGICEVLWLRLLLRDLGYLSTQPIRLYCDNKAAHDISHNPVQHDRTKHVEIDRFFIKEKLDEEIVELPKIRSEDQLADILTKYVSSRVFLKFLDKLGMCDIYAPT